A genomic stretch from Mycobacterium malmoense includes:
- a CDS encoding DUF3710 domain-containing protein, translated as MAFGRRSGKDDNEDTSVGPAGEHAEPEDGVAAQAPAEPDEAEELSEELEGPFDIDDFDDPAVAELARLDLGAVLIPMPDAGQLQVELTETGVPSAVWVVTPNGRFTIAAYAAPKTGGLWREVAGELAESLRSNSANVSIQDGPWGREVVGVAAGVVRFIGVDGYRWMIRCVINGPHETIATLDREARAALADTVVRRGETPLPVRTPLPVRLPEPMAEQLRAAAAARQAEAQPANEPAARRSADGSAMQQLRTTTGG; from the coding sequence ATGGCATTCGGTAGACGCTCAGGCAAAGACGACAACGAAGACACGTCCGTCGGGCCGGCCGGCGAACACGCCGAACCCGAGGACGGCGTCGCGGCGCAGGCCCCCGCGGAGCCGGATGAGGCAGAAGAGCTCTCAGAAGAGCTCGAGGGCCCGTTCGACATCGACGACTTCGACGACCCCGCGGTCGCCGAGTTGGCCCGGCTCGACCTGGGCGCGGTGCTCATTCCCATGCCGGACGCTGGGCAGCTGCAGGTCGAGCTGACCGAGACCGGCGTCCCGAGCGCCGTGTGGGTAGTCACGCCGAACGGTCGTTTCACCATCGCCGCCTATGCGGCACCCAAGACGGGCGGGCTGTGGCGGGAGGTCGCCGGCGAGCTCGCCGAGTCGCTGCGCTCGAACTCGGCCAACGTCAGCATCCAGGACGGCCCGTGGGGTCGCGAAGTCGTCGGTGTCGCCGCCGGCGTGGTGCGTTTCATCGGGGTCGACGGCTACCGCTGGATGATCCGCTGCGTCATCAACGGCCCGCACGAGACCATCGCGACGTTGGACCGGGAGGCGCGTGCGGCGTTGGCGGACACCGTCGTTCGTCGCGGTGAGACGCCGCTCCCGGTACGGACGCCGCTGCCCGTGCGGCTGCCCGAGCCGATGGCCGAACAGCTGCGGGCGGCCGCGGCCGCGCGACAGGCCGAGGCTCAGCCGGCCAACGAGCCGGCGGCGCGGCGCAGCGCCGACGGATCGGCCATGCAGCAGCTGCGCACCACGACCGGCGGCTGA